The following are encoded in a window of Haliaeetus albicilla chromosome 1, bHalAlb1.1, whole genome shotgun sequence genomic DNA:
- the LOC138685013 gene encoding maestro heat-like repeat family member 5 isoform X2 has translation MWGEGPGDFQAARATENHRTPLRRRALHRTTLSSPGGSARPAVAKPGQASPEPRHKVPPCPVGNTISAPSCLPRRGPRHSSEGAENGQGCRTSLGPAALARAQCGGQGSPADRVLWACSAALAMWDVMLSQTHTLEKVLRELLSKLQDQQLRRVFGSSTEDACIHHLALLASSDMKSEEFAGLYNVHRYLRRPSLALLSLALRGLVTLSQRPETARKILVLLPDIMETQQNASSDNKMKALLVFRNVMGHMKRKEASPTALQLVDKLPPLFDDQSSQLRELSICLFKDAMQTVVGNDKQQMRKNVRRSLLPLFFHMSDQTESVAKASREALLVAAKLLKWKRLKHLTRTQQTGRIGECLLVQDRSRVEEYLSQSLPYLKDAQVTLREAALKFIGEPQQPLGSPFWQPGPSPSRCTGSKGQPCGCQSPDCPMQGLGSQGLCASLSHPCPRRWA, from the exons ATGTGGGGAGAGGGGCCTGGAGACTTTCAGGCTGCTAGAGCCACTGAAAACCACAGGACACCCCTGAGGAGAAGGGCCCTCCACCGCACCACGCTTTCCAGCCCTGGTGGATCGGCCAGGCCTGCGGTAGCCAAACCCGGCCAAGCCAGCCCAGAGCCCCGCCACAAGGTTCctccctgccccgtggggaacACTATCTCAGCCCCCTCCTGCTTGCCCAGGCGGGGACCCAGGCACTCAAGCGAGGGGGCTGAGAATGGCCAGGGCTGCAGGACAAGCCTGGGACCTGCCGCGCTGGCCCGGGCACAGTGTGGTGGCCAAGGCAGCCCTGCTGACAGAGTGCTCTGGgcctgcagtgctgctctggCCATGTGGGATGTGATGCTTTCCCAGACCCACACGTTGGAGAAGGTCTTGAGGGAGCTACTCAGCAAGCTCCAGGACCAGCAGCTGCGCAGGGTGTTCGGCTCCAGCACGGAGGACGCCTGCATCCATCACTTGGCT CTGCTGGCCTCCAGCGACATGAAATCAGAGGAGTTTGCTGGCCTGTACAACGTCCATAGGTACCTGAGGCGTCCAAGCCTGGCGCTGCTCTCACTGGCGCTCAGAGGCCTCGTCACGCTGTCGCAAAGACCTGAGACG GCAAGAAAAATCTTGGTCCTGCTGCCAGACATCATGGAGACCCAGCAGAATGCCAGCAGTGACAACAAGATGAAGGCCCTGCTTGTCTTCAGAAATGTGATGGGTCATATGAAGAGGAAGGAGGCCAGCCCCACCGCTCTGCAGCTGGTGGACAAGCTCCCGCCACTCTTTGATGAT CAATCCAGCCAGCTGCGAGAGCTCTCCATCTGCCTCTTCAAAGATGCGATGCAGACAGTGGTGGGGAACGACAAGCAGCAGATGAGGAAGAACGTGCGGAGAAGCCTGCTCCCACTGTTCTTCCACATGAGTGACCAGACCGAGAGCGTGGCCAAG GCCTCTCGGGAAGCCCTCCTCGTTGCTGCAAAGCTGCTAAAGTGGAAACGGCTCAAGCACCTGACCCGGACACAGCAGACAGGCAGAATCGGGGAGTGCTTG CTGGTGCAGGACAGGAGCAGAGTTGAAGAATATCTGAGTCAGAGCCTGCCATACTTGAAGGATGCTCAGGTCACCTTGCGAGAAGCAGCCCTGAAGTTCATTGGTGAGCCACAGCAGCCCCTGGGGTCCCCATTTTGGCAGCCTGGTCCCAGTCCCAGCCGCTGCACTGGCAGCAAGGGGCAGCCCTGCGGCTGCCAGAGCCCCGACTGCCCCATGCAGGGCCTGGGCAGCCAGGGTCTCTGCGCgtccctctcccacccctgcccGCGCAGGTGGGCTTAG
- the LOC138685013 gene encoding uncharacterized protein isoform X1, with protein sequence MWGEGPGDFQAARATENHRTPLRRRALHRTTLSSPGGSARPAVAKPGQASPEPRHKVPPCPVGNTISAPSCLPRRGPRHSSEGAENGQGCRTSLGPAALARAQCGGQGSPADRVLWACSAALAMWDVMLSQTHTLEKVLRELLSKLQDQQLRRVFGSSTEDACIHHLALLASSDMKSEEFAGLYNVHRYLRRPSLALLSLALRGLVTLSQRPETARKILVLLPDIMETQQNASSDNKMKALLVFRNVMGHMKRKEASPTALQLVDKLPPLFDDQSSQLRELSICLFKDAMQTVVGNDKQQMRKNVRRSLLPLFFHMSDQTESVAKASREALLVAAKLLKWKRLKHLTRTQQTGRIGECLVRTTPKPQGLGWTRAAPCAAVPRLPCSSPEPAAWSCILLPCPQAQSPQGLFSRPLSPPRPQDAEGDPSPSGPWQWDGQRGLRTSRPRLCLQLTLNLHPTGLLAGSWEWPEVEGGQGVLGGGTGSAHCGGSVSAPCPCALSSWCRTGAELKNI encoded by the exons ATGTGGGGAGAGGGGCCTGGAGACTTTCAGGCTGCTAGAGCCACTGAAAACCACAGGACACCCCTGAGGAGAAGGGCCCTCCACCGCACCACGCTTTCCAGCCCTGGTGGATCGGCCAGGCCTGCGGTAGCCAAACCCGGCCAAGCCAGCCCAGAGCCCCGCCACAAGGTTCctccctgccccgtggggaacACTATCTCAGCCCCCTCCTGCTTGCCCAGGCGGGGACCCAGGCACTCAAGCGAGGGGGCTGAGAATGGCCAGGGCTGCAGGACAAGCCTGGGACCTGCCGCGCTGGCCCGGGCACAGTGTGGTGGCCAAGGCAGCCCTGCTGACAGAGTGCTCTGGgcctgcagtgctgctctggCCATGTGGGATGTGATGCTTTCCCAGACCCACACGTTGGAGAAGGTCTTGAGGGAGCTACTCAGCAAGCTCCAGGACCAGCAGCTGCGCAGGGTGTTCGGCTCCAGCACGGAGGACGCCTGCATCCATCACTTGGCT CTGCTGGCCTCCAGCGACATGAAATCAGAGGAGTTTGCTGGCCTGTACAACGTCCATAGGTACCTGAGGCGTCCAAGCCTGGCGCTGCTCTCACTGGCGCTCAGAGGCCTCGTCACGCTGTCGCAAAGACCTGAGACG GCAAGAAAAATCTTGGTCCTGCTGCCAGACATCATGGAGACCCAGCAGAATGCCAGCAGTGACAACAAGATGAAGGCCCTGCTTGTCTTCAGAAATGTGATGGGTCATATGAAGAGGAAGGAGGCCAGCCCCACCGCTCTGCAGCTGGTGGACAAGCTCCCGCCACTCTTTGATGAT CAATCCAGCCAGCTGCGAGAGCTCTCCATCTGCCTCTTCAAAGATGCGATGCAGACAGTGGTGGGGAACGACAAGCAGCAGATGAGGAAGAACGTGCGGAGAAGCCTGCTCCCACTGTTCTTCCACATGAGTGACCAGACCGAGAGCGTGGCCAAG GCCTCTCGGGAAGCCCTCCTCGTTGCTGCAAAGCTGCTAAAGTGGAAACGGCTCAAGCACCTGACCCGGACACAGCAGACAGGCAGAATCGGGGAGTGCTTGGTGAGGACAACCCCCAAGCCCCAGGGCCTGGGCTGGACAAGGGCTGCCCCCTGTGCAGCTGTGCCTcgcctgccctgctccagcccagagCCCGCAGCCTGGAGCtgcatcctccttccctgccctcagGCACAGAGCCCCCAGGGGCTCTTCTCCaggcccctctcccctccccgccctcAGGATGCTGAAGGAGACCCTAGCCCATCTGGGCCCTGGCAGTGGGACGGACAGAGGGGTCTCAGGACCTCCAGACCCcgcctctgcctgcagctgacTCTCAACCTCCACCCCACAGGGCTCCTGGCTGGGAGTTGGGAATGGCCTGAGGTGGAAGGGGGacagggggtgctgggaggagggACCGGTTCAGCCCACTGCGGAGGGTCTGTGTCAGCCCCATGCCCTTGTGCTCTCTCCAGCTGGTGCAGGACAGGAGCAGAGTTGAAGAATATCTGA